A genomic stretch from Kribbella amoyensis includes:
- a CDS encoding cupin domain-containing protein: protein MASFDEPLREVLLQTDDLEWVEKSLAGLSHKMLWRDPETEASIALVRFEQGSGIPSEHKHASNQFMFCLSGRYVYLPTGTTLTKGSFYWNPKGVVHGPTLAEETSILLEVYDGPHYPERPSFYDNDEDAR, encoded by the coding sequence ATGGCGTCCTTCGACGAACCGCTGCGCGAGGTCCTGCTGCAGACGGACGACCTGGAGTGGGTGGAGAAGTCGCTGGCCGGGCTGTCCCACAAGATGCTCTGGCGCGACCCGGAGACCGAGGCGTCGATCGCGCTGGTCCGGTTCGAACAGGGCAGCGGGATCCCGTCGGAGCACAAGCACGCCTCGAACCAGTTCATGTTCTGCCTGTCCGGGCGGTACGTGTACCTGCCGACCGGGACCACGCTGACCAAGGGCAGCTTCTACTGGAACCCGAAGGGCGTCGTCCACGGTCCGACGCTGGCCGAGGAGACGTCGATCCTGCTCGAGGTGTACGACGGGCCGCACTACCCGGAGCGGCCGTCCTTCTACGACAACGACGAGGACGCACGCTGA